The Drechmeria coniospora strain ARSEF 6962 chromosome 02, whole genome shotgun sequence genome has a segment encoding these proteins:
- a CDS encoding thiamin pyrophosphokinase- protein codes for MSSFYDVILRCNKFNENAGGLWEFWLLDNEGPVGYMPPELVTRIRWGGSGFQVARSERRVYLTPIVAPDDNIIDACRYHFVRLCERNVGVIEGMASWLERKVDYHPIRGLDRHLAGLAVPSPLRGVLGIVTTGVHLNVYTVKRVDGRPSMHVWVSKRSQNVTYAGKLDQIVAGAMDQTDDMDPLRTLKREAMEEARLTVDISSLGVSTNGVLVGVLAKGRDISFYDQKDTTAGSEEGQLEPGVRFTFDLEVDERFVPQPGEPHAIAGFFLKPVDDIKRDLKEAKWKPNCGLVMLDFLLRQQQINPGEDENYMLLWRGLQRRLPFRSV; via the coding sequence ATGTCGTCCTTTTACGACGTAATCCTTCGGTGCAACAAGTTCAACGAAAATGCCGGAGGCCTTTGGGAATTCTGGCTGCTCGACAACGAGGGCCCTGTGGGCTACATGCCGCCGGAGTTGGTGACCCGAATACGCTGGGGCGGGTCCGGATTTCAGGTCGCCAGGTCGGAACGCAGAGTCTACTTGACTCCGATCGTGGCCCCGGACGACAACATTATAGATGCCTGCCGGTACCATTTTGTCAGGTTATGCGAGCGGAATGTTGGTGTCATCGAGGGCATGGCGAGCTGGCTCGAGAGAAAAGTCGACTACCACCCGATTCGCGGACTGGACAGGCACTTGGCCGGCTTGGCAGTGCCATCGCCGTTAAGGGGGGTACTCGGAATCGTCACGACCGGGGTCCATCTAAATGTCTACACGGTGAAGAGGGTGGACGGGCGACCCAGTATGCATGTTTGGGTTTCGAAGCGGTCGCAGAACGTGACTTATGCCGGAAAGTTGGATCagatcgtcgccggcgccatggACCAGACGGACGATATGGATCCGCTCAGGACGCTGAAGCGAGAGGCCATGGAAGAGGCTCGGCTTACCGTCGACATTAGCTCCCTCGGGGTCTCTACCAATGGCGTATTGGTAGGTGTGTTGGCCAAGGGCCGAGACATATCCTTTTACGATCAGAAAGACACGACAGCCGGGTCGGAGGAGGGGCAGCTTGAACCTGGAGTCCGGTTCACCTTCGACTTGGAGGTCGACGAGAGATTTGTTCCCCAACCCGGTGAACCTCATGCGATTGCCGGTTTCTTTCTCAAGCCTGTTGACGACATCAAGCGGGACCTGAAGGAAGCTAAATGGAAGCCCAACTGTGGGCTCGTCATGCTGGACTTTTTATTGCGCCAGCAGCAAATAAACCCGGGTGAAGATGAGAATTATATGCTCTTGTGGAGGGGCTTGCAAAGAAGGCTACCATTCCGCAGCGtctag